One Paenarthrobacter aurescens TC1 DNA window includes the following coding sequences:
- a CDS encoding putative epoxide hydrolase (identified by match to protein family HMM PF00561), with protein MALTLLTDATYHRVPVAPDVHLNVAVAGSGPAVVLLHGFPQTHLMWRHVAVDLAKDHTVICPDLRGYGASDKPAEEDGGTYSKRTMAADVVTAARFFGHDRFALAGHDRGALVALRAGLDHPKTVTHLLALDVLPTLDMWEILRGADAKVAWHLYLMAQSPGIPEPMIEATADSFFASFLDGWINNPESITAEYRNEYLRASREAVWSIVADYRASAGIDISHDRADRNAGRTLDMPVTVMQQDWGAALGYDAASLWGAWAPALKHMTLNTGHFMAEENPMAVITAMRELMDR; from the coding sequence ATGGCTTTGACCTTGTTGACCGACGCCACCTATCACCGCGTCCCGGTAGCACCCGATGTGCACTTGAACGTAGCGGTCGCAGGGAGCGGACCCGCCGTCGTACTTTTGCATGGTTTTCCGCAGACGCATCTGATGTGGAGGCACGTCGCCGTTGATCTGGCGAAGGATCACACCGTCATTTGCCCTGACCTCCGCGGCTACGGAGCGAGTGACAAACCCGCGGAAGAAGACGGGGGGACGTACTCAAAACGGACCATGGCTGCCGATGTCGTGACGGCCGCCCGATTCTTTGGTCATGACCGGTTCGCCTTGGCCGGCCATGACAGGGGTGCCCTTGTGGCTCTGCGGGCTGGCTTGGATCATCCCAAAACCGTGACGCACCTTCTCGCCTTGGATGTGCTCCCGACGTTGGATATGTGGGAGATCCTCCGCGGTGCGGACGCCAAAGTGGCTTGGCATCTATACCTGATGGCCCAATCGCCCGGGATTCCGGAGCCCATGATCGAAGCGACGGCTGATTCGTTCTTCGCCTCGTTCCTGGACGGATGGATCAATAATCCGGAGTCCATTACAGCGGAGTATCGGAACGAGTACCTGCGGGCATCGCGTGAAGCAGTGTGGTCGATCGTCGCGGACTACCGGGCTTCTGCAGGAATCGACATCTCGCATGATCGCGCGGATAGGAACGCCGGACGCACCCTGGACATGCCGGTCACTGTGATGCAGCAGGATTGGGGTGCGGCGCTGGGCTACGACGCCGCTTCACTTTGGGGCGCGTGGGCGCCGGCCCTCAAACACATGACGCTGAACACAGGTCACTTCATGGCTGAGGAGAATCCTATGGCAGTGATTACGGCCATGCGGGAGCTGATGGACCGCTAA
- a CDS encoding putative afsR/dnrI/redD regulatory family protein (identified by match to protein family HMM PF00486; match to protein family HMM PF03704), with protein sequence MSNLQIRVLGPISVIADGVSRELTKRRHREIIGILVAQRGRAISTASLIEELWDGSPAEGAVGAVRTFVGELRRILEPHRPPRTPPSVLLTVGDGYALRLNAEAVDAWGFESAVAAAVGASPEEVDSLLSTALSDWHGAAFEEFAERPWAISEVKRLTELRKTAVEHCAEARLDCGRPADAVSMLEAHVEGNPWREEGWRLLALALYGNRRQGDALAALRRARSQLVNELGLDPSPGLVDLEGRILRGDSELYRSKTPGLAMTATAYSRGGTRVQLEASNAVLGSLAVAGNLQTVRTQRLAAIQAAADLNDPELTARIIGGYDVPGIWTRTDDPAAAAVVIAAAEDALAANPRLSDRSRARLLATIAMESRGTGDRHQEACEAESIARRLGDAQLLCFALSARFMQTFAAAGLAAQRADIGQRLIAAAFDADSPTFEINGRLIRMQALCAMNDINSASTEADAVDQLALRHQRPLASVFTHWFRWTFLTSNLPPPLPTEMPGFADGIAALATLGLELRQETELGGAELNSIELGSAQLSDGDFGPYERWVRPLLLVRAGARGQAAEALRRLPDPPHDLLLEATWCIVAQAACEVGEPSLMRRALAALEPAKGERAAGSGVVDLGRVDHYLGLLGAGSVSV encoded by the coding sequence GTGAGCAACCTCCAGATCCGAGTCCTCGGCCCCATCTCGGTGATCGCTGACGGAGTGTCGCGGGAACTCACCAAGCGAAGGCATAGGGAAATCATTGGGATTCTCGTGGCACAGCGGGGCCGGGCTATCTCCACGGCATCGCTGATTGAAGAGCTGTGGGATGGCAGCCCGGCAGAAGGAGCCGTGGGAGCTGTCAGGACCTTCGTCGGCGAGCTTCGCCGTATCCTTGAACCGCACAGGCCTCCCCGGACCCCGCCAAGCGTCCTCCTCACCGTCGGTGACGGATATGCGCTACGGCTCAATGCCGAGGCTGTGGACGCTTGGGGCTTCGAATCTGCGGTGGCCGCGGCAGTAGGAGCATCTCCTGAGGAGGTGGATTCCCTGTTGTCCACAGCCCTCTCGGACTGGCACGGCGCGGCCTTTGAAGAATTTGCCGAACGGCCGTGGGCCATTTCTGAGGTGAAGCGACTTACGGAGTTGCGTAAGACCGCCGTCGAACATTGCGCAGAAGCGCGGCTGGACTGCGGCCGGCCAGCGGACGCAGTCTCCATGCTCGAAGCACACGTGGAGGGGAATCCCTGGCGCGAAGAAGGGTGGCGCTTGCTGGCGCTGGCCTTGTATGGGAACCGACGCCAAGGTGATGCGCTGGCCGCCCTTCGGAGGGCACGCAGCCAGCTTGTCAACGAACTCGGGCTGGACCCCAGCCCTGGACTGGTTGACTTGGAGGGTCGGATTCTTCGCGGGGATTCGGAGTTGTATCGCTCAAAAACCCCAGGCCTGGCTATGACAGCCACCGCCTACTCACGGGGCGGCACGAGAGTTCAGTTGGAAGCCTCGAATGCCGTGTTGGGCAGCTTGGCCGTCGCCGGCAATCTTCAGACAGTCCGCACCCAACGCCTTGCAGCCATTCAAGCTGCTGCAGACCTTAACGATCCTGAACTCACCGCCCGCATCATCGGGGGCTACGACGTACCTGGAATTTGGACCCGCACGGATGATCCGGCTGCGGCCGCCGTCGTGATAGCCGCCGCGGAGGATGCGCTTGCGGCCAACCCGAGACTCAGCGACCGAAGCCGTGCCCGCCTTCTGGCAACCATAGCCATGGAGTCCCGAGGAACAGGCGATCGGCACCAGGAGGCCTGTGAAGCGGAGTCAATTGCCAGACGATTGGGAGACGCTCAGCTGCTCTGCTTCGCCCTCAGCGCCCGGTTTATGCAAACGTTCGCCGCGGCCGGGCTTGCAGCCCAACGCGCCGATATCGGCCAACGGCTGATTGCAGCAGCGTTCGACGCCGATTCTCCCACCTTTGAGATCAACGGGCGGCTGATTCGTATGCAGGCGTTGTGTGCCATGAATGACATCAACTCGGCCAGTACCGAAGCGGATGCAGTAGACCAGCTGGCCTTAAGGCACCAGAGACCATTGGCCAGCGTGTTCACCCACTGGTTCCGGTGGACTTTCCTTACCAGCAACCTGCCGCCTCCCCTACCGACAGAAATGCCTGGCTTCGCTGACGGAATCGCGGCGTTGGCCACCCTCGGCCTCGAATTGCGCCAGGAGACTGAACTGGGTGGTGCTGAACTGAACAGTATTGAACTGGGTAGCGCTCAGCTGAGCGACGGTGACTTTGGCCCATATGAACGCTGGGTTCGGCCCCTCTTGCTGGTGAGGGCAGGAGCACGTGGCCAAGCGGCCGAAGCTCTTCGGCGCCTTCCGGATCCCCCACATGATCTCTTGCTCGAGGCGACCTGGTGCATCGTGGCTCAGGCAGCCTGCGAAGTGGGTGAGCCTTCTCTGATGCGCAGGGCATTGGCTGCGCTGGAGCCGGCCAAGGGGGAACGCGCAGCCGGAAGCGGCGTGGTGGATCTCGGCCGCGTTGATCACTACCTGGGGCTGCTTGGGGCAGGGTCTGTCTCAGTTTGA
- the rpsN gene encoding ribosomal protein S14p/S29e (identified by match to protein family HMM PF00253): MAKKSKIARNEQRKVIVERYAAKRLELKKTLVDPNATDEAREAARLGLQKLPRNASPIRLRNRDQIDGRPRGTLQKFGISRVRFRDMAHRGELPGITKSSW; encoded by the coding sequence ATGGCAAAGAAGTCCAAGATTGCTCGCAACGAGCAGCGCAAGGTCATTGTTGAGCGTTACGCTGCCAAGCGTCTCGAACTGAAGAAGACCCTGGTTGACCCCAACGCGACTGACGAAGCACGCGAAGCTGCACGCCTCGGCCTGCAGAAGCTGCCCCGCAACGCCTCCCCGATCCGTCTGCGTAACCGCGACCAGATCGACGGCCGTCCCCGCGGCACGCTCCAGAAGTTCGGTATCTCCCGTGTTCGTTTCCGCGACATGGCTCACCGTGGTGAGCTCCCGGGCATCACCAAGTCTTCCTGGTAA
- the rpmG gene encoding ribosomal protein L33 (identified by match to protein family HMM PF00471; match to protein family HMM TIGR01023) — MAKDKDVRPIIKLKSTAGTGYTYVTRKNRRNDPDRLVLKKYDPKIRQHVEFREER, encoded by the coding sequence ATGGCAAAGGACAAGGACGTACGTCCGATCATCAAGCTGAAGTCCACCGCGGGCACCGGTTACACCTACGTAACCCGCAAGAACCGTCGTAACGATCCTGACCGTCTGGTCTTGAAGAAGTACGACCCCAAGATCCGCCAGCACGTCGAATTCCGAGAGGAGCGCTAA
- the rpmB gene encoding ribosomal protein L28 (identified by match to protein family HMM PF00830; match to protein family HMM TIGR00009) — MAAHCQVTGAEPGFGHSISHSHRRNKRRFDPNIQKKRYWVPSLRRNVTLTLSARGIKTIDVRGIDSVVADILARGVKL; from the coding sequence ATGGCAGCACACTGCCAAGTGACCGGAGCCGAGCCGGGCTTTGGACACAGCATTTCGCACTCGCACCGTCGCAACAAGCGTCGGTTCGACCCGAACATTCAGAAGAAGCGCTACTGGGTTCCGTCCCTGCGCCGTAACGTCACGCTGACCCTGTCAGCCCGTGGCATCAAGACAATCGACGTACGCGGCATCGACTCAGTCGTCGCCGACATCCTGGCACGAGGAGTAAAGCTCTAA
- a CDS encoding GDSL-like Lipase/Acylhydrolase domain protein (identified by match to protein family HMM PF00657) yields the protein MDFSARYVALGDSFTEGVGDDDPARPNGVRGWADIVAGQLAHSNADFGYANLAIRGRKLRQIMAEQVDAAVAMNPTLVTLYAGANDILRPKIDIDSLLEEYDAGIAKLSASGATVVLFTGFDAKGSKVFSAMRGRTAIYNELVREIAENHGALLVDYWRFDEYDDWRLWGEDRMHMSTAGHVNMAKRVLDVLEHEHVIEIPELAPVRLMNRVEALKANARWFRESAAPWVARRVRGVSSGDGLSPKYPELIRPL from the coding sequence ATGGATTTTTCTGCCCGCTATGTTGCCCTTGGGGACTCGTTTACTGAGGGTGTCGGAGACGACGATCCCGCCCGCCCCAACGGCGTCCGGGGTTGGGCCGACATCGTCGCGGGGCAACTCGCGCACAGCAACGCGGACTTTGGCTACGCCAACCTGGCCATCCGAGGCCGGAAGCTCCGGCAGATCATGGCTGAGCAGGTTGATGCCGCCGTCGCCATGAATCCAACCCTGGTCACGCTGTACGCGGGGGCGAACGACATCCTGCGGCCCAAGATCGATATTGACTCGCTTTTGGAGGAGTACGACGCCGGCATCGCCAAGTTGAGCGCGTCGGGAGCCACCGTGGTCCTGTTCACCGGCTTTGATGCGAAGGGCTCGAAGGTTTTCAGCGCCATGCGCGGCCGCACGGCGATCTACAACGAACTGGTGCGCGAAATCGCCGAAAACCACGGTGCCCTGCTGGTGGACTATTGGCGGTTCGACGAGTACGACGACTGGCGCCTCTGGGGTGAGGATCGCATGCATATGTCCACAGCGGGCCACGTCAATATGGCGAAGCGCGTCTTGGATGTCCTTGAGCACGAGCATGTCATTGAGATTCCTGAACTGGCGCCGGTCCGTCTGATGAATCGTGTTGAAGCATTGAAAGCCAACGCACGATGGTTCCGGGAATCCGCGGCACCCTGGGTGGCCCGCCGTGTGCGGGGCGTCTCTTCCGGCGACGGTTTGAGCCCGAAATATCCTGAACTGATCCGCCCCCTTTAG
- a CDS encoding putative transcriptional regulator, MarR family (identified by match to protein family HMM PF01047), with protein MTQPRWLNADERRAWLALLSINTLLPSALDTQLQSAGKLSLFDYNVLAMLSETEGRYLPMSELAARTSASLSRLSHVVTKLQKRGWVERQAHPGDARVTVAHLTDAGMSTIVSLAPGHVESVRTLMLDSLSPEDVADLARIGEKIVARLDNNHWILRDS; from the coding sequence ATGACTCAACCCCGCTGGCTGAATGCCGACGAACGCCGTGCTTGGCTGGCCCTGCTGAGCATCAACACCTTGCTCCCCTCGGCGTTGGACACCCAGCTTCAGTCGGCCGGCAAACTGTCCCTGTTCGACTACAACGTACTCGCTATGCTCTCCGAAACCGAGGGCCGGTACCTCCCCATGAGTGAGCTCGCTGCGCGCACAAGTGCCTCCTTGTCGCGCCTTTCCCACGTGGTCACCAAACTGCAGAAGCGCGGCTGGGTGGAAAGGCAGGCGCACCCCGGCGACGCCCGCGTGACCGTTGCCCACCTGACGGACGCCGGCATGTCCACCATCGTGTCCCTCGCCCCGGGCCACGTGGAATCCGTGCGCACCTTGATGCTCGATTCGCTCAGTCCCGAGGACGTAGCCGACCTTGCGCGCATCGGCGAAAAAATCGTTGCCCGTTTGGACAACAACCACTGGATCCTGCGCGACTCCTAG
- a CDS encoding putative YCII-related domain protein (identified by match to protein family HMM PF03795) — MFVVSLTYKVPDEIVDFHRPGHMAWLKDAFDGGIFLASGRRVPATGGVLLSKVDRATLDASLAKDPFYSNGVAEFEIIEFTATSVAEGYENLLDS, encoded by the coding sequence ATGTTTGTCGTCTCATTGACCTACAAAGTTCCCGACGAAATTGTCGATTTCCACCGCCCGGGCCACATGGCCTGGCTTAAGGACGCGTTCGACGGCGGCATCTTCCTTGCGTCCGGACGTCGCGTCCCAGCCACGGGAGGCGTGCTGCTGTCCAAAGTGGACCGGGCCACGTTGGATGCCTCGCTGGCCAAGGACCCGTTCTACAGCAATGGCGTGGCGGAGTTCGAGATCATTGAATTCACGGCTACCAGCGTGGCCGAGGGTTACGAAAACCTGCTCGATAGCTGA
- a CDS encoding GDSL-like Lipase/Acylhydrolase domain protein (identified by match to protein family HMM PF00657) has translation MKHQIRFVALGDSFTEGVGDNDLRLPNNCRGWADRVAEELARDNHTTRYANLAIRGRRLQRIIDEQIEPALAMNPTLVSFYAGGNDLLMAKLNMNKLIRDYEDAVRRLKASGATVLLFTGYNVPLSPLLEPLKVRTAIYNRQIRRIAATYQTLLVDYWCFEKFQDPRLWAPDRLHMSSPGHSYMAKKVLEVLGAPHSLQSPTLAAPRPRTRAENIADDVAWLRRDVGPWLSRRFRGVSSGDRLGARWPELMPVVLPERLGTSRAIQLSSRFS, from the coding sequence GTGAAACACCAGATCCGGTTCGTGGCGCTTGGCGACTCCTTCACTGAGGGCGTCGGCGACAACGATCTCCGGCTCCCCAACAACTGCCGGGGCTGGGCGGACCGGGTGGCCGAAGAACTGGCAAGGGACAACCACACCACCCGATACGCCAACCTGGCCATTCGCGGGCGGCGTCTCCAGCGGATCATCGATGAACAAATCGAGCCCGCCCTCGCCATGAATCCCACGCTGGTCAGCTTCTACGCAGGCGGGAACGACCTCCTCATGGCAAAACTCAACATGAACAAGCTCATCAGGGACTACGAGGATGCCGTGCGGCGCCTCAAAGCCAGCGGAGCCACGGTCCTGCTCTTCACCGGTTACAACGTTCCGCTGTCTCCCCTGCTGGAACCACTCAAAGTGCGTACTGCCATCTACAACCGCCAGATTCGGCGTATTGCAGCGACGTATCAGACGCTGCTGGTGGACTATTGGTGCTTTGAGAAGTTCCAGGACCCGCGACTCTGGGCCCCCGATCGCCTGCACATGTCCAGTCCCGGGCACAGCTACATGGCCAAGAAAGTCCTTGAAGTCCTCGGGGCTCCGCACTCGCTCCAATCACCAACGCTCGCCGCGCCCCGTCCGCGGACCCGCGCCGAAAACATCGCCGACGACGTCGCCTGGCTGAGGCGCGACGTCGGGCCTTGGCTGTCGCGTCGGTTCCGCGGCGTCTCGAGCGGCGACCGTCTGGGGGCGCGCTGGCCGGAGCTCATGCCGGTGGTGCTGCCGGAACGGCTGGGAACAAGCCGCGCAATTCAGCTATCGAGCAGGTTTTCGTAA
- a CDS encoding GDSL-like Lipase/Acylhydrolase domain protein (identified by match to protein family HMM PF00657) yields MREEFGGGSKARRRYVAIGDSFTEGVGDPSKVLPNGVRGWADRVAEKLAKAQPGWEYANLAVRSKRLRHVIDEQLEPAMAMEPTLITLYAGGNDILDFGTDMDALLKDYELLVARLSETGATLVLFTGFDVKVSAVLEPFKKRNTLYNQRVRDIAAKYGAILVDYWCFDAYKDSRMWAPDRLHMSKAGHKYLAAQVLDNLNVPHKISPKEWDPPTRMSMREWERRQRRWVNDWVVPLFGRKLRGVTLGDSISPRWPEPVKVPRKGGLKKLMEDRETTQ; encoded by the coding sequence GTGCGGGAGGAATTCGGGGGCGGGAGTAAAGCACGACGGCGGTATGTCGCCATCGGTGATTCCTTCACCGAAGGCGTGGGGGACCCGAGCAAGGTCCTGCCGAACGGGGTCCGCGGATGGGCCGACCGGGTTGCCGAAAAGTTGGCCAAAGCCCAGCCGGGCTGGGAATACGCCAACCTGGCAGTGCGCAGCAAGAGGCTCCGGCACGTCATCGACGAACAACTCGAGCCCGCCATGGCCATGGAACCAACGCTCATTACGCTCTACGCAGGCGGTAACGACATCCTCGATTTCGGTACCGATATGGATGCTCTCCTCAAAGACTACGAATTGCTCGTCGCGCGCCTGAGCGAAACCGGGGCAACCTTGGTCCTGTTTACCGGGTTCGACGTGAAGGTGTCGGCCGTCTTGGAACCCTTCAAGAAACGCAACACCCTCTACAACCAGAGAGTCCGCGATATCGCCGCCAAATATGGCGCAATCCTGGTGGACTACTGGTGCTTCGATGCCTATAAGGACTCCCGGATGTGGGCACCGGACCGGCTCCACATGTCCAAGGCGGGCCACAAGTACTTGGCCGCCCAGGTGCTGGACAACCTCAACGTCCCGCACAAGATCTCCCCGAAGGAATGGGACCCGCCCACGCGCATGTCCATGCGCGAATGGGAGCGTCGGCAGCGCCGCTGGGTCAACGACTGGGTGGTCCCGCTGTTCGGACGCAAACTTCGCGGTGTCACGCTGGGGGATTCCATCAGCCCGCGCTGGCCGGAACCCGTGAAAGTTCCACGCAAGGGTGGCCTGAAAAAGCTCATGGAGGACCGGGAGACAACGCAGTGA
- a CDS encoding putative iron-chelator utilization protein (identified by match to protein family HMM PF04954; match to protein family HMM PF08021), which yields MSAQPTQAKASAAVEPMTLAFDVTVTAVQELSPNFRRITFGGYSLRDFGVAGDTLDLRVKLMIPSFDASGQQIPLPPFKMEEAGWYQEWLAMDPSVRGDMRTYTVRSERLDAVYPEIDIDFVMHFDDAGHGGPAANWAKAAKPGDALTIIGPNNRAAQCTTAGAYGGIEWRPGLAQRILLAGDETAVPAISAILESLPADMTGHAFLEVPEAGDFQDISTEADIEITWLARGAAIGRSRPHGELLKEAVTKAVPVPGWVGIKGDGTAAGPEPEDVNVDQDILWETPQRMDTAAIEASKNPTLPAGALPFYAWIAGEAFVIKEMRRYLVRDVGIDRKQVAFMGYWRRGKAEG from the coding sequence ATGAGTGCACAACCAACACAGGCCAAAGCAAGTGCCGCCGTGGAGCCCATGACCCTCGCCTTCGACGTCACAGTGACGGCCGTGCAGGAGCTCAGCCCCAACTTCCGCCGGATCACGTTTGGTGGCTACTCACTGCGAGACTTCGGCGTTGCAGGGGACACTTTGGACCTCCGCGTGAAGCTGATGATCCCGTCCTTCGACGCCTCCGGCCAGCAGATCCCGCTGCCTCCGTTCAAGATGGAAGAAGCCGGTTGGTACCAGGAATGGTTGGCCATGGACCCGTCCGTCCGTGGTGACATGCGCACCTACACCGTGCGCTCTGAGCGTCTCGACGCCGTCTACCCCGAGATCGACATCGACTTCGTCATGCACTTCGACGACGCCGGCCACGGTGGACCCGCCGCCAACTGGGCCAAAGCAGCCAAGCCCGGCGACGCCCTGACCATCATCGGCCCCAACAACCGCGCAGCCCAGTGCACGACGGCCGGTGCCTACGGCGGTATCGAATGGCGTCCGGGCCTCGCCCAGCGCATACTCCTGGCCGGCGACGAAACCGCCGTCCCCGCCATCAGCGCCATCCTCGAAAGCCTCCCCGCCGACATGACCGGGCACGCTTTCCTTGAGGTACCAGAAGCCGGCGACTTCCAAGACATCTCCACCGAAGCCGACATCGAAATCACCTGGCTCGCACGCGGAGCTGCCATCGGACGCTCCCGTCCCCACGGCGAACTCCTCAAAGAAGCCGTAACCAAGGCCGTTCCTGTGCCCGGCTGGGTAGGCATCAAGGGCGACGGGACCGCCGCCGGACCCGAACCCGAAGACGTCAACGTGGACCAGGACATCCTCTGGGAAACCCCGCAGCGCATGGACACCGCAGCCATCGAAGCCAGCAAAAACCCCACCCTTCCCGCCGGCGCCCTGCCGTTCTACGCGTGGATCGCCGGAGAAGCGTTCGTGATCAAGGAAATGCGGCGGTACCTGGTGCGGGACGTTGGCATCGACCGCAAGCAGGTTGCTTTCATGGGTTACTGGCGACGAGGCAAAGCGGAGGGCTAA